A region from the Variovorax sp. V93 genome encodes:
- a CDS encoding Bug family tripartite tricarboxylate transporter substrate binding protein, with translation MPIPFATRRHALSALSALLMPGIARTAMAQSTTDPSLAAAECVIPAKAGGGFDLTCALARDALQAVRPARPPLGLRYLPGGIGAVAFDRIATGRLGGPGTLVAFSSGSLLNLAQGRFGPHAPAAVRWIAALGTDYGVIAVHRDSPYRQLQDLVAALRQDPSRVAFGAGGTVGSQDWVKAALLVRAAGRDHRAMRFVSFEGGGDALGALQGRHVDAFPGDAAEALQAIAGGAAVRLLAVLSQARLGGALDGVPTAREQGVDIVWPTVRGLYLSANVPDAAVRAWTAAFAEATAAPGYAALRERHGLYPFALTGAALDDYVQARIQAYRQLAEELGLRRWKP, from the coding sequence ATGCCGATTCCTTTCGCCACCCGCCGCCATGCGCTCAGCGCGCTGTCTGCACTGCTGATGCCCGGCATCGCGCGCACGGCCATGGCGCAGAGCACCACCGATCCGTCGTTGGCCGCGGCCGAATGCGTAATCCCCGCCAAGGCCGGCGGCGGCTTCGACCTGACCTGCGCGCTGGCGCGCGATGCGCTGCAGGCCGTGCGCCCCGCGCGGCCGCCGCTCGGCCTGCGCTACCTGCCGGGCGGCATCGGCGCGGTGGCCTTCGACCGCATCGCCACCGGCCGGCTCGGCGGGCCGGGCACGCTGGTGGCGTTCTCCAGCGGCTCGCTGCTCAACCTCGCGCAGGGCCGCTTCGGTCCACATGCGCCCGCGGCCGTGCGCTGGATTGCCGCGCTCGGCACCGACTACGGCGTGATCGCCGTGCACCGCGACTCGCCCTACAGGCAATTGCAGGACCTGGTGGCCGCGCTGCGCCAGGACCCCTCGCGCGTGGCCTTTGGCGCGGGCGGTACGGTCGGCAGCCAGGATTGGGTGAAGGCCGCGCTGCTGGTGCGCGCCGCCGGCCGCGACCACCGCGCCATGCGCTTCGTGTCCTTCGAAGGCGGCGGCGACGCGCTGGGCGCGCTGCAGGGCAGGCACGTCGATGCGTTCCCCGGCGACGCCGCCGAGGCGCTGCAGGCCATCGCGGGCGGCGCGGCGGTGCGGCTGCTGGCCGTGCTCTCGCAGGCGCGGCTGGGCGGTGCACTCGACGGTGTGCCGACCGCGCGAGAGCAAGGCGTGGACATCGTCTGGCCGACCGTGCGCGGCCTGTACCTCAGCGCGAACGTGCCCGATGCCGCGGTGCGCGCATGGACCGCGGCGTTCGCCGAAGCCACGGCCGCACCCGGCTATGCGGCGCTGCGCGAACGGCATGGCCTCTATCCTTTCGCGCTGACCGGCGCCGCGCTCGACGACTACGTGCAGGCCCGCATCCAGGCCTACCGGCAGCTCGCCGAAGAACTGGGTCTGCGGCGCTGGAAGCCCTGA